A genomic window from Vagococcus sp. CY52-2 includes:
- the carB gene encoding carbamoyl-phosphate synthase large subunit, translating to MPKRDDIKKILVIGSGPIIIGQAAEFDYAGTQACLALKEEGYEVVLINSNPATIMTDKDIADKVYIEPITLEFVTKVLRKERPDAILPTLGGQTGLNMAIELNDKGILEELGIELLGTKISAIDQAEDRDLFKQLIEELNEPIPESVIVHTVEEAVEFGKKIGYPLIVRPAFTLGGTGGGMCDDEEELIAITKNGISLSPVNQCLIEKSIAGYKEIEFEVMRDKKNQAIVVCHMENFDPVGIHTGDSIVFAPCQTLSDVEVQLLRDASLKIIKALEIEGGCNVQLALNPDSYDYYVIEVNPRVSRSSALASKATGFPIAKIAAKIAVGLTLDEMKNPVTQTTYAMFEPALDYVVSKIPRWAFDKFEHGDRLLSTQMKATGEVMALGRTIEESLLKAVRSLEIGLHHIDSEESKDLSDDELIKQMVEAKDDRLFRVAEGIRRGMTIQDIAQFTKIDIFFLDKIKRIIELEDALSNNPNDIEVLKEAKRYGIADVVIARLWNMTAEDVKNIRTEHKILPVYKMVDTCAGEFASETPYFYSTYEEENESEKTDKESVIVLGSGPIRIGQGVEFDYATVHSVKAIQEQDYEAIIINSNPETVSTDFSISDKLYFEPLTLEDVLNIVELEQPKGVIVQFGGQTAINLAEGLTKHGIPIIGTTLEDLDRAENRDKFEQALQELGIPQPEGATATNEADAIKIAEKIGYPVLVRPSYVLGGRAMEIVWSTKDLKRYMVEAVKASPEHPILIDRYVVGTECEVDAICDGEDVLIPGIMEHIERAGVHSGDSMAVYPPQTINQPVIDKIVDYTQKLAKGLNCKGIMNIQFISQGEDVFVIEVNPRASRTVPFLSKVTDIPMAKLATQLILGHTLKEFGYEPGLYKESPMVHVKAPVFSFAKLHEVDTQLGPEMKSTGEVMGTDRTMEKALYKAFEASGMHLPDYGNVLFTISDDFKEEALSLAKRFSDIGYGIIATEGTSKYLTDQGLIVETVAKIAETNQFNVIDSIRSNRVNLVINTTGNNVKETSDGFRIRRSAVENGVPLMTSLDTAEAILKVLEARSFTALSL from the coding sequence ATGCCTAAAAGAGACGATATAAAAAAAATATTAGTGATTGGTTCAGGACCAATTATCATCGGACAAGCAGCTGAATTTGACTATGCCGGTACACAAGCATGTTTAGCCTTAAAAGAAGAAGGTTATGAGGTAGTATTAATCAACTCAAACCCCGCGACAATTATGACAGACAAAGACATTGCTGATAAAGTGTATATCGAGCCTATCACATTAGAATTTGTCACAAAGGTATTAAGAAAAGAACGCCCAGATGCTATCCTTCCGACACTTGGAGGTCAAACAGGATTAAATATGGCGATTGAGTTAAATGACAAAGGGATTTTAGAAGAATTAGGGATTGAACTCTTGGGAACTAAAATCAGTGCCATTGACCAGGCAGAAGATAGAGATTTATTTAAACAATTAATAGAAGAGTTAAATGAGCCAATTCCTGAAAGTGTGATTGTTCATACAGTAGAAGAAGCAGTCGAATTTGGTAAAAAAATCGGTTATCCCTTAATTGTACGCCCAGCTTTCACACTTGGTGGAACAGGTGGTGGTATGTGTGACGATGAAGAAGAATTAATAGCTATCACAAAAAATGGTATTAGCTTGTCCCCTGTTAACCAATGTTTAATTGAAAAAAGTATCGCCGGTTATAAAGAAATCGAATTCGAAGTAATGAGAGATAAAAAGAATCAAGCGATTGTGGTGTGTCACATGGAAAACTTCGACCCAGTCGGAATTCATACTGGAGACTCAATCGTATTTGCCCCTTGCCAAACATTATCTGATGTTGAAGTTCAGCTATTAAGAGATGCGTCACTAAAAATTATTAAAGCCCTTGAAATTGAAGGTGGATGTAACGTTCAGTTAGCCTTAAACCCAGATAGTTATGACTATTATGTCATTGAGGTAAATCCTCGAGTGAGTCGCTCGTCAGCTTTAGCAAGTAAAGCAACAGGATTCCCGATTGCAAAAATTGCCGCGAAAATAGCGGTCGGTTTAACACTTGATGAAATGAAAAATCCAGTGACGCAAACAACGTATGCGATGTTTGAACCAGCATTAGATTACGTGGTATCAAAAATTCCACGTTGGGCATTTGATAAGTTTGAACACGGAGATAGATTATTAAGTACCCAAATGAAAGCAACCGGAGAAGTGATGGCGTTAGGTCGTACGATTGAAGAGTCATTATTAAAAGCGGTGAGATCATTAGAGATTGGGTTACACCATATTGACTCAGAAGAATCAAAAGATCTGTCAGATGATGAGTTAATTAAACAAATGGTCGAAGCAAAAGATGACCGTTTATTCAGAGTAGCAGAAGGTATTAGACGAGGCATGACGATTCAAGACATTGCTCAGTTTACAAAAATTGATATCTTCTTCTTAGATAAAATCAAACGAATCATTGAATTAGAAGATGCGTTATCCAACAATCCAAACGATATCGAAGTATTAAAAGAAGCGAAACGTTATGGTATTGCAGATGTTGTGATTGCCAGATTATGGAATATGACAGCAGAAGACGTAAAAAATATTAGAACTGAGCACAAAATTTTACCAGTTTATAAAATGGTGGACACATGTGCTGGAGAATTTGCTTCAGAAACACCATACTTCTATAGTACTTACGAAGAAGAAAACGAAAGCGAAAAAACAGATAAAGAATCAGTGATTGTCCTTGGTTCTGGTCCAATCCGTATCGGTCAAGGGGTAGAATTTGATTATGCAACCGTTCACTCGGTTAAAGCCATTCAAGAACAAGACTATGAAGCGATTATTATCAATAGCAATCCAGAAACTGTATCAACTGACTTCTCAATTTCAGATAAACTATACTTTGAGCCATTAACATTAGAAGATGTGCTTAACATCGTAGAGTTAGAACAACCTAAAGGCGTTATCGTTCAGTTTGGTGGTCAAACAGCGATTAACTTAGCAGAAGGATTAACAAAACACGGTATTCCAATTATTGGAACAACCTTAGAAGATTTAGATAGAGCAGAAAATCGTGATAAGTTTGAACAAGCGTTACAAGAACTTGGCATCCCTCAACCTGAAGGAGCGACGGCGACTAATGAAGCTGACGCGATAAAAATTGCGGAAAAAATTGGCTATCCTGTGTTAGTTAGACCAAGTTATGTTTTAGGAGGTCGTGCGATGGAGATTGTCTGGAGCACAAAAGACTTAAAACGTTACATGGTTGAAGCCGTAAAAGCATCACCAGAGCATCCAATTTTAATTGACCGATATGTTGTCGGAACAGAGTGTGAAGTTGATGCGATTTGTGATGGGGAAGATGTCTTAATCCCTGGTATTATGGAACATATTGAACGTGCGGGTGTCCATTCAGGAGATTCGATGGCAGTCTATCCACCTCAAACAATAAACCAACCAGTGATTGATAAAATTGTTGATTACACACAAAAACTAGCTAAAGGATTAAACTGTAAAGGTATCATGAATATCCAGTTTATCTCCCAAGGAGAAGACGTCTTCGTGATTGAAGTCAATCCTCGTGCTAGCCGAACGGTTCCTTTCTTAAGTAAAGTAACAGATATCCCAATGGCCAAACTTGCGACACAATTAATTTTAGGTCATACATTGAAAGAGTTTGGTTATGAACCAGGATTATATAAAGAAAGTCCGATGGTTCACGTTAAAGCCCCAGTGTTCTCATTCGCCAAATTACATGAAGTTGACACCCAATTAGGGCCAGAAATGAAATCTACTGGTGAAGTCATGGGAACAGATCGTACGATGGAAAAAGCTCTTTATAAAGCATTTGAAGCAAGTGGCATGCACTTACCAGATTATGGAAATGTTCTATTTACCATATCAGATGATTTTAAAGAAGAAGCACTAAGTTTGGCTAAACGTTTTTCAGACATAGGGTATGGTATTATCGCAACAGAAGGAACAAGTAAGTATTTAACAGATCAAGGATTAATTGTTGAAACAGTCGCTAAAATTGCTGAAACTAATCAATTTAATGTCATTGATAGCATCCGTTCAAATAGAGTGAACCTAGTGATTAATACCACAGGAAACAATGTAAAAGAAACATCAGATGGGTTTAGAATCAGACGTTCAGCAGTCGAAAATGGTGTGCCACTTATGACGTCCCTTGATACAGCCGAAGCGATACTTAAAGTATTAGAAGCTAGAAGTTTTACCGCATTATCATTATAA